ttctaaggtggtgatagtaagaaaaattatcaactctctaccaaaacgctgggaatcaaaagtgacagcgattcttgaagttagagacctcaagaagctcgaagtgaatgaactcatcgggtcacttatcacccatgagtacacattgaaaagaggagaagaataaggaaagccaaagaagagcttggcacttaaagttgttccttatgaaagtgaaagtgatgaagatgagaaaaatgacgacaaaaatgaagaagttgcgatgataataagaagaattcagaagttcttaaagaaaaataaaactcctccgaggaaatcattcaaaaagttttccaagaaagattcaggtaaaaatgacactttaatttgttataaatgcaataaacctggtcatatcaagtcagattgtcctctgctaaagaaagatcgaaataagggcaagaaagtaatgaaagctacatgggatgatgattcaagtagctcagatagtgaagcaagcaatggagaatcagcaaatctttgtcttatggctaaagatgacattgaggtaacaaatcttggtAATATcaaagatctttcatatgaagaattgcaaaatgttttagaagaggagGGACGTGAAGGCTGTGATGGAGGGACGTGGAGGCACCTTTTGGCGTGCTCTGTTTATGGGTAGCAAGAACAGAGGTGCAACCTGCAAGTGTTTATCGTGCGTGGAGCTGGACAGTTGGCTTCGTGCGGTGGACGAACTCGGATTAGGCTTCCGAGAATGTGGAGGATGTGCAATTTCCAACGGCGGCAGCGTTAGTGCGTGCAGGGATAACGCCGTAGAGTCTCTAGATGGCCTACGAAAATGCACTATTGCTTGGATCTTCAACATatgtgggagagagagaagaaaggaaTCGACGATATTAAGGATTCATGTGCGGCAACGCTAATTGAGAGAGTTTTACATGCATAAaacgagatatatatatatatatatatatatataggtggttGAAGCCTTAGgaaaagaaggagaaagaaatGTGCTTGGGAGATGTGCATGGGCGGAAGATACCACGTGCTCGGCAATGGAAACTGGTCCCTGGCTTCATGGGCTTGGGTTTGAGCGTTGTTTGGGCTCTGATTCCACCTCTAAAAGAAAATATCTTATTGTACCACGAATTTGTTTTCCaatctaaaataaattctatctAATGCAAAAATATTCGCTGATTTTAACTCACTTAGTAagcttaataaaaaaataaagtccaTATCCgccaaaacaaaatatttgggCCCGTAGTCCATAAAAAAATACTCATTAAATTTCAATTGGGCTTGTTGCTGGACCTGTATGTTACACTCTTTGATGGGAGCTCCTCTGTGACAatagagagatgagagaaaagGACAGAGAGGAAAGAAAGTTTCTACTCAGTTCTAGAATGAAATACACTGATTACCATTTGGGCACCTATACCCTCACGCAAAACTACGGAAAGTAAGTAAAGGCGGCCCTCAAGTCCACTTAAGCCACTAAACATAAAAGGAAATGCGAACAATTGGGTGTTTATAATTGGGCCTAAACACGGTCTATCCTATTTTAGGAAATGCAACAAACGAAATAACAAGGTCTCTAATCTCTCGAGCCCATAGAAGTCAGTGGGCCAGCCCAGCCTCAATCAACTCCAGCACTTCAGGTTGAAGTACTCAAGTTTGCATGCATCGAAGATTCCTTCTGTCTCGAACCCCATTTCCTTTTCCTCACAAATCCTAGATCTAGGGTTGCAATAAGAAATCATTAACTTTTTTTAAGGGTTTGAAAGAACAATTAAAACTGAACTGATCATATGGTTgggaataaataaatacaaaccgCAATCTCTAACTTAGTCTTTAAggatttggaaagaaaattaatCATTAATTTTGAGGTAGATGTCTGAAGTACAAAGATCTATTCCTTAATTCTAGCCCGAGTCGTCCTTTTACTGCTTTTCCTCGATCCATTAATGTTTTCCGGCTTGATGAATATACACTAGTACATCAGTTTGCAAATTCTAGTTTCGTATTATACCAACAACCCTAAGTTAAACTCTATAGCTAGCCAGGATAGCTAGCTATTGTTATCGTTCGGAAACTGACTAATTCGATTATAAATACATGCATATTGCTTATGCTAATTATATTGATAAGGAAAGATATCAAAAAGATAGAACAAGTCCAAAACATGGAAGTCCAAGAAGATGGAGACCATTTCATAAGCTCGCAGTTGGCTGGTTTGGCTAGCGCCCAAATGGCTCTAAGAGCTGCAATTGAGCTGAAAGTGTTCAGTATAATCGCAGATGCAGGGCCTGATGCTCATCTTTCTGCAGCAGAGATAACTTCAAAGATCCCAACAAAAGATCCAAGTTCTGCAGCATGCACTTTGGAGAGGATGCTAAGAGTTCTTGGTGCAAACTCCATCTTATCAATAGCTCGAAAGCCATTAGGAAATAATGGAGAACACGGACGCCATGAATGGACCTATGGCCTGACAAAGAAAAGCCGATGCTTAGTGAGTAGCAGTACCACCGACGAGGCAACTTTCTCAACTTCCTTCATCTTATTTGCTACTGAAAGGGAGGTGCTGGAGAGCCAACGTACGATCAAGGATGCGGTGCTTGATCCTGGAAGCTCGCCATTCTACAAGGCCTATGGGGTGAACTTTTATGACTACATGGGAGAGAAGCCAAGACTGAGACAATTGTTCAATGAGTTTTTGGAAGTTatctctaaattaatttttgaggatatgttTAAGTTTTACGGCGGCTTCAAAGATTTGAAGGAGTTGATGGACGTGGGGGGCGGCATTGGAACCACTCTTGCAAAGATAACCTCTATGTATTCACACGTTCGTGGATTGAACTTTGATCTGCCTGATGTAATTGCTGCTGCTCCCAACCTCCCAGGTTAGGCCTTTTGAGTTCTTCTTACAAGCTGGTTTGTAAATACGTCACTTATTGCGGGACTCATTATCAGTtactaaaagggaaaaaatgctatatatatttagcttGGTTGATGGGGAGCATGTACGTACGCGTTGTGTGTCAGTAAGCGAATTTCAAACagatttttttcttgaaccaaaaTACATAGGACTTGCGAAAGATATACGACATCATGTCGAAGTCCTCTATAATTTATGGGTaatgatacaaatattttagaataattcTACATATAACCGTGAAGTTTCTAAACGTCGcgtaatcgctttaaaaaaagtgagatccataattaaaaattttattttttcatgagagtctcatattttttttttcacttttttctaaGTGATTATGTGGCGATTACACAATTCACagttacaaatatattttctcaatattttgtagagttttgctatatacaagcacaatcgcgtactaatctgtgtactaatactgattcattcatacttaaaatttaaattaatactgttttcaataaaatctactttttgaccaatcacatcacattggtacactgattagtacacaattatgtttgcaactatatttttcttattttgtatcAGTAGGGACAAAGAAACAATTAGCTCCTTCTCTCTAATTTCATATAAGTACGTAGGTGAGAACATGTATACTAGTCAATCTAAATATACATGAGAATTTTCTAATTAATACATAACCATGGTACTCATGTCTAATACAATTTTCTATGATATGATACCAAGTATCAATTATTCATCGCGTGCCAGTTATTTGGTATGTTAATTTCTCGTTCAAaagatctagctagctagctagtcacAACAATATTCACAGTTAATCATGTCTAGTACTTCTTACGTAAGTACGTACGATAATCAACTcgaaatattattcatttaattgtCTGCAGGTGTAAAGCATGTGGCTGGAGATATGTTCAAATCAATCCCAAATGCCCAAACAATTTTATTGAAGGTTTCCTTCTCATTCTCCTatgaattctttttctttttaggtaTCCTTTTATTCATGAATTCTGGGGGCCATATGGTAATTAATTCAAATTAGAGGGCAAGGGATCAAGTATGCATGATGTCTTGGGAACTTGTAGTATGGTCTTTGAAACTGGAAGAATTAATAACGAAAACTATGGATCCCAAATCTGCAATTGAGATACAaaaatcatgtatatataaatgaataaataaatagggaAAATGCATGaaatatgagtatatatatacttacgTACGTGATCATAATATGaagtatatataaatacttCCCGATAATAATgcaagattgcaaaaatttgtgCATTTTGATTTCTACGTAAGCAGTGGATACTCCACAACTGGGATGATGAGCATTGCAAGAAGTTGTTGATAAATTGCTGGGAAGCATTACCAAGAGATGGAAAGGTGATAATCGTGGAAATGGCAATCTGTGAAGCATTGGGAAACAATCTCGAGGCAACGGACGTTCTTATTCAAGACTACTTTATGATGCTCCTAATGAATGGAGGTAAAGAGCGAACACTGGCAGAATTCGAGGATCTGGGAAAAGCTGTAGGGTTTACTAAAATTAAGATCTTCCCAATGCCTCGTTGGTCAATTCATGTTATAGAgtttcataagtaattaagagTACTCGTGTGTGAGTTTCAATCTGCCAGAATAAAACGAAATggttgagaataaaatttaaagcaattggagagcaaacaaaaacaaaaggaagacCTATTGTACCTTAATTTCGTGCTTTAATTTctgtataataaaaatataactttcCATTGCTTTGTATGTTTCTCCTTagtttaatttataacatatttctcttttgttttatattaaatttctgTATAAGATGTCGATCGATCCATCTAGAATAATGAGACATCACTCAAGATATGTTTACGATAGTATAGGTAGGCTTAATGTTGCCCACaacatatttgaaaaagaaaaatgatttagtcataaagaaattttacaaaaataaactcataaactgaGATATCTTGATATGATAAGATTGTAAAGCTACTTATATTACAAAGTATATCTAAAGTATTATATGAAGCCATGTTAGTTTGTAAGTGTACTTTTTGTGAGATCTCTTTATGACTGTAATacttttctttacaaatttattgtcAATCATCTCGTTTTATTGCCAATGAGATCATGTAGATTGCAACGTAAACATGAGATACTTGATACTCtcatttcctttttcctttctttttttgggcTTCAACAGTAAGGAAACTGTACAAATTAGTTATATGTATTGTAACACCCTACTTCCCACAGTTATATGCTACAATACATATAAATTACTACTAATCTTGATTTAAAAATAAGCGCCATGTacaaagattttataaataaaattattctttataaaatattgagaccataagagagagagagagagagagagagagagagagagagagagagcgtggaagcatttattaaaatttattgaaatttgtgctataaaaatcataacttaaaatctctgTTCATAATCTAAGCCACTTTCACGCCTCCCTAGACCAAGTTTAGTCCTGTAGCTCTGCTTTCATAAATATTCTGATATGTggtggtttaaaaacataaaataactaaaatgagTAGAAAACTTAGTAGCACTcatcataacataaacatacttaatataagttttttcataaaatattttatgctgAGAATTAAAATCACGACTATAAATAAATATGCTGATGACATGCAtgacttgaaaatatttttagtatattgGTTGATCTGAATTATCTGACTTGTTTGATTAACCAACACACTTAACCCTATGTGCAAGGTTGTGCACTGGTCCCACATCTTGTGGCCACAAGGGTAACCACTGATatgatttaataaaatactatggtggaccacgcttgtgatgacccgtttttacgtgtcttttcactgaatggttgtttttaatttaattaatatagtggtttatttatattaaattattgtgttttaaattggtttttcatttatttgatgtagtgtttaatttatttagttgttttacggtttttaaaatcgttttcggcggatctgttttggtttctaaagtgaggactggacctcatttcttttccatcatcttttctttttctcttttcttttttttctcttctttctatttttcttctttttttttctttttgtttttcatttttttctctcctccccggttctctctcccgtgcgacacactctctctcctctccctcacaccGTTCCGTCTAGCCACCCAGgactgccgctcgccggtgccgtgagccacaccaccaccaccgttttcttcccctccctccggtgaaccaccccaccaactttcatccccaaccgtaccgccgtttagccgaaaaACCACCATCAAGCTGCACGGTTTTAgctccgatttgccgccgtcactccaccttcggccaccgcctcttcaccacttcatcaccgactccttgccgtcctaacccacccatttccggcctcattccgtcaccggagcagctcccacgagctagctttccgatttgggtattttggccttcctccgtcattttcgccgccacccacggccaaaatctacttccactagcttcataaacatccttaggctattccctatcaatcccgagttttggtttgtccccattcaaaagtggatattttacaacgtacggccacagtgaaatttcactgttacgttgcttttcttccgccgtttgcaacgctgcaagctttcgaaaaataccatatagcactgtaagtatttttcaaaccttacttttagatttaaatatatttttctcattcaataaatatttatatgctGGTTAGTTGATtcaggactgagtccgaggagttcgggggtcggatggtttgaggacggagtgcttggttatgtttgtttgtgatttggttggttattcgtgccatgagatgtgcgttgcatattgcatatttgtgtattttattttaatcgagaaaatcccgttttattggcataaatggattttgggtgcgtgtgtctcacgagcccatgCCGGGATGgtttattatctcggtggagttcctctggtcactcaggagtggataatactgagtgacatctcctgagttgtcgcagGTCGACGACCGGATCgaacgatacggtaacgctgtcgtgtcgacttcgtgatccctagagtggcggggactagaggatggcctagccaggtATGCGCAgagcgcgagtctgggcatcactcatttaggtgtcacatgcgtagtcgttacctgcggtgtggcacagagccatggtgtgcggatgatccttagaggagatcatggtgcatgcataattggatggtttttatggttttcggatacgggccattttctgggaaaatggcaaggttTGGTTTTGtgacttttgatccattttttgggaaaatggtggtttgagccattatctgggataatggcgaggtttgattttaagcgatatgtttttttgggccaaatggatttttggcgtgcgtggaaaaatatggttttacgagaCATGTGCGTTGGttttcctttcatgcatattgtttgagttttatatgtttttatctagtggtgtttggattttacttacctgcggcaccatttttgattccgtagattttgattcaaagttcgaggaggaggaggaggaggaggctgagcccgaggatgcggctgaGCCCTTGGCTTTGAAATAAtaattgtgttttgtaatattttaatatgtatgttttgatcaGTTTTacattaaactaagaaaaattctgatacttagttatatgacttgcTATCTGCTGCATGTTTATTCGTGCACaattgttgcttatacacacacttggcacacatcGATAGGGTGGTAACCCGTAATGTTGTCATCCAgacatctcgattttcccgtgttcgtgcgtggggatttgggggcgtcacaggtggtatcagagcagtttggctctaggtaaagccacatgtcccgtaagtagtaccagaatgtttttttaagttgtgttttaaaaattatgttaagtaaagttgctatttgatttgttttatttgttttatttgttttatttgtttgaccttgtttgcttgtttttatttatttagttataattttgcaagctggtttctttttgtttcttgttatgtggtgttggtttttgggttttatttttttttttgttgttgttggttttatttgtttttgttttcttaaagggggtcaaaggttgtggtggtaggaaaaatggtgagaccgaGGAAATCTACTAAAAGGCCTCAGGACGATACGTcgagggatgactccatagcccaagcaatacggcagatgacggagttcatccagcagaattttaggccacagtaggcagggccttggccacaacaagggggtccttggccacaacaaggagggctttggccacaaccaggaggtccttggccacatcagggaggtccttggctatacccaggagggcctagtagcatggtccaagccggatgcacctatgagcgctttctggcaataggactccacacttcactggagaagaggatccacttcaagctggaaagtggatcaaggacttggaaagaacttttgaggtgtgtggttgcaccgagacgcaacaagtactctacgccagctatctgttgtaaggcaccgcttttgattggtgggataccaagagggtaatgctggaatcagaattgggatctttcgccactatgacctggcagcgcttcaagaaaaagtttaatgattgcttctttcccgcttctgtaaggaagcaaaaggcaagagagttctcaaatttgatccaatggagcacgacagtggaacagtacgcccgaagatttatagaacttgggcgatttgctccccacctcatcgccactgAGGAAATGCGAGCTGAGCTTTTttaggagggactacgccctgatatatgccgtatggtggtcagtcaccggatatccacttttcaggacttagtggatgtggccacccttatagagcgagagaataatttgagtatgggctccccttcgggacataagaggcggagtttttctggtgaaggaagcagctcgggttcacctcagaaattttTTCAGCGGACCgaaactcgaccgcaagcatcctcaggtgttcgcatgggaggacgtgtgccagtttgcagagtttgtaatagagcccatgtgggtgagtgcccttctggtggggctcaaTCCAATAATTGTGGCTagtagggtcactttgcccg
This genomic interval from Carya illinoinensis cultivar Pawnee chromosome 10, C.illinoinensisPawnee_v1, whole genome shotgun sequence contains the following:
- the LOC122278857 gene encoding (S)-scoulerine 9-O-methyltransferase-like, producing the protein MEVQEDGDHFISSQLAGLASAQMALRAAIELKVFSIIADAGPDAHLSAAEITSKIPTKDPSSAACTLERMLRVLGANSILSIARKPLGNNGEHGRHEWTYGLTKKSRCLVSSSTTDEATFSTSFILFATEREVLESQRTIKDAVLDPGSSPFYKAYGVNFYDYMGEKPRLRQLFNEFLEVISKLIFEDMFKFYGGFKDLKELMDVGGGIGTTLAKITSMYSHVRGLNFDLPDVIAAAPNLPGVKHVAGDMFKSIPNAQTILLKWILHNWDDEHCKKLLINCWEALPRDGKVIIVEMAICEALGNNLEATDVLIQDYFMMLLMNGGKERTLAEFEDLGKAVGFTKIKIFPMPRWSIHVIEFHK